CGTGACAGAAGAATTAAGGGATTAATATCCGTAACCGACATAGAGCTTGCAACAGATTATTCGATTGCTAAAATATATGTAAGTGTTTACGGTACCCCCGAGGAACAGGAGCAATCATTGGAAGCTCTCAAAGAACATGCTTCCCAGGTTCGCTACGAAATAGGCAAAAGAGTGAGATTGCGCCTTACCCCTAAAATAGAGTTTTTAAAAGATATTTCTTTAGAGCGCGGCAGCAGGGTCAGCGCTTTGATTGATAAAATCTCAAAAGGTGAACTTTAATCAGAATAATGGCTTGATAAATGTTTGGTGTGATTAATATTAACAAACCTAAGGGTATAACATCGTTTGGCGTGGTTGCAAAACTGCGTAAACTTTTAAATATAAAAAAAATAGGTCATTCGGGAACATTAGACCCTTTGGCGTCGGGTGTTTTGCCTGTTTTTATCTCCAAGGCAACCCGCTTAATTCAATATGCTAAAAACAACAAGTCTTATAAAGCTTTTGCCCGTTTAGGCATAGTGACCGACTCTTATGATATTGAAGGGAATATAATAAACAAAACTATCGCAAAATATAATTCAGATGAAATAAAACAAATTCTTAAAGCTTTTGAAGGCGAAATTATGCAGATACCGCCTGTATTTTCAGCAATAAAAGTTGACGGCAAAAAGCTTTATGAATATGCAAGACAAGGTAAAACCGATATTCAAATTGAACCCAGAAAGGTTAAAATAGACAGAATTTATGATATAGAATTGCTTGAGCAAGAGAAGGATTTTCCTCTTTTAGTTTTTACGCTTGATTGTGAGAGCGGTGTTTATGTCCGCTCAATCATACATGATTTAGGGCAGAACCTTGGTACGGGCGCTATGATGGAGAATTTAATCCGTTTAAAAAGCACGGGTTTAGCCATAGAAGACAGTGTTAATCTGGATGATTTAACTCCCGCAAATACGGCTGATTTTATTCTTGACCCAGGCAGTGTTGTAGATTTAAGCGAATTAATTATTGATGAAGAACAATACGACAAAACTTCCAAAGGACAAGCTTTTGGCGCGGGTGCAAAATTTCTTGAAGATGAATTTATCAAATTGGTGTATAATGATAAACTGATAGGTATAGCTCAGGTCAAAAATTCTTTGGTATATCCTAAAACAGTCTTAATATAAGGATGAGAGTATGAAATTTTTTAAATATATTTTAATTTTGGTTTTATTTTTATCTTGCTCAAGAATGTTTGCTAAACAAGTTACATCTTATGTGGATTTTTGCCCCAAGCCCCCTTATGAAACGGCAGGTACTTTCTCCAGAGGACTGCAAAGTGTGTCTGGTATGAATTTTGTTGCAAGAAACGTGGCGGAAGCAACTTTAAAAAAAGAAATCTCAAAGTTTGTTCAGGGTGATATAAAAGTTAAAGCCGGCTCTTTCAGCGCTACTGATGCGAAAAAAGGAAA
This genomic window from Candidatus Gastranaerophilales bacterium contains:
- the rbfA gene encoding 30S ribosome-binding factor RbfA — translated: MNNRQERIRKTMMKEVGDIILKEVRDRRIKGLISVTDIELATDYSIAKIYVSVYGTPEEQEQSLEALKEHASQVRYEIGKRVRLRLTPKIEFLKDISLERGSRVSALIDKISKGEL
- the truB gene encoding tRNA pseudouridine(55) synthase TruB, producing the protein MFGVININKPKGITSFGVVAKLRKLLNIKKIGHSGTLDPLASGVLPVFISKATRLIQYAKNNKSYKAFARLGIVTDSYDIEGNIINKTIAKYNSDEIKQILKAFEGEIMQIPPVFSAIKVDGKKLYEYARQGKTDIQIEPRKVKIDRIYDIELLEQEKDFPLLVFTLDCESGVYVRSIIHDLGQNLGTGAMMENLIRLKSTGLAIEDSVNLDDLTPANTADFILDPGSVVDLSELIIDEEQYDKTSKGQAFGAGAKFLEDEFIKLVYNDKLIGIAQVKNSLVYPKTVLI